Proteins encoded in a region of the Perognathus longimembris pacificus isolate PPM17 chromosome 11, ASM2315922v1, whole genome shotgun sequence genome:
- the LOC125359848 gene encoding olfactory receptor 14C36-like — MANSSMVTCFLLMSFGEDWRLRILLSVSFLMMYLATLLGNLIIITVTTIDQNLHTPMYFFLRNLSILDMCYISLTVPNACFNSFTGNRVISVAGCTSQIFLVIYCAYVEILFLTIMARDRYVAICQPLYYPIRMNHKFCVQSTLASVLSGLIYAAVHTGNTLRLSFCQSNVVPQFFCDIPSLLRLSCSDTFSNKLLLLLSVLGVGGSCFVFMALSYIQIFSTVFKLRTREQGKAFSTCTPHILVVTLFLSSISSVYLRPSLTSETIQDIILSIFYTIVPPFSNPIIYSLRNKQVKEAVKKVILRQLHHGK; from the coding sequence ATGGCCAATTCCAGCATGGTGACCTGTTTCCTCCTCATGAGCTTTGGGGAGGACTGGAGGCTCAGGATCCTGCTCTCTGTGTCATTCCTCATGATGTACCTGGCCACTCTGTTAGGGAATCTGATCATCATCACTGTCACCACCATTGATCAGAACCTGCACACACCCATGTATTTCTTTCTCAGAAATCTATCTATTTTGGACATGTGCTACATTTCCCTCACTGTTCCCAATGCCTGCTTCAACTCTTTCACTGGCAACAGGGTCATCTCTGTGGCTGGCTGTACATCGCAGATTTTTCTGGTCATTTATTGTGCTTATGTGGAAATTCTGTTTCTGACTATCATGGCTCgggaccgctatgtggccatttgTCAGCCCCTTTACTATCCTATCCGCATGAACCACAAGTTCTGTGTTCAGAGCACTCTGGCTTCAGTACTCAGTGGTCTCATCTATGCAGCTGTACACACTGGCAACACATTACGGCTGTCCTTCTGTCAGTCCAATGTGGTCCCTCAGTTCTTCTGTGACATCCCTTCTCTGCTGAGGCTGTCCTGCTCAGACACCTTCAGCAATAAGCTATTGCTgcttctgtctgtcctgggggttGGAGGTAGCTGTTTTGTCTTCATGGCATTGTCATACATTCAAATTTTTTCTACTGTGTTCAAATTACGAACCAGAGAACAAGGAAAGGCCTTTTCTACCTGTACACCTCACATCCTTGTGGTAACTCTCTTCCTCAGTTCCATCTCCTCTGTCTACCTAAGGCCTTCCTTAACCTCTGAAACAATCCAGGACATCATCCTTTCAATCTTTTATACTATAGTACCACCATTCTCAAATCCTATTATCTACAGCCTTAGGAATAAGCAGGTAAAAGAAGCTGTGAAGAAAGTGATATTGAGACAATTACATCATGGAAAGTAA
- the LOC125359982 gene encoding olfactory receptor 2AJ1-like, with protein MMGHKNYTLNFGSDFILGGLFSSSKASLAFFSCVSVIFIMSVTENTLMILLIRGDSRLHTPMYFLLSHLSFMDILHISNIVPKMITNFLSGSRTISFVGCGFQLFVSLILLGSECLLLAAMSYDRYAAICHPLRYPVIMKEAVSRLMAAGSWLVGTLNAIIHTVIVMHLPFCDSNVIDHYFCEFPALLKLSCVDTSNYERGVDVSAIVFLLIPFSMISVSYVQILHTVFQMKSSEAQKKSLSTCSFHMVVVIMYYGPFIFTYMTPRPYHTPGLDKFLALFYTILTPTLNPIIYSFRNKDVLAAVKNVLQSYIRNKK; from the coding sequence ATGATGGGACATAAGAATTACACCTTAAACTTTGGTAGTGACTTCATACTTGGGGGACTTTTCTCATCTTCCAAAGCAAGTCTAGCCTTCTTCTCATGTGTATCTGTCATTTTTATTATGAGTGTGACAGAAAATACGCTCATGATCCTCCTCATCCGAGGGGACTCACGACTCCATACCCCAATGTACTTCCTGCTCAGCCATCTCTCCTTCATGGATATCTTGCACATTTCCAACATTGTCCCCAAAATGATTACCAACTTTCTGTCGGGCAGCAGAACCATTTCCTTTGTGGGTTGTGGCTTTCAGTTATTCGTGTCTCTCATCCTACTGGGCAGCGAGTGTCTCCTCCTGGCTGCCATGTCCTATGATCGCTATGCAGCCATCTGTCACCCACTGCGCTACCCAGTGATCATGAAGGAGGCTGTCAGCAGACTCATGGCTGCAGGATCCTGGCTGGTTGGGACTCTGAATGCAATAATTCACACAGTTATTGTAATGCACCTTCCATTCTGTGATTCCAATGTCATCGATCACTATTTCTGTGAATTCCCTGCCTTGCTGAAATTGTCCTGTGTAGACACATCAAACTATGAAAGGGGAGTTGATGTTAGTGCTATTGTTTTTCTGCTGATCCCTTTCTCCATGATCTCTGTGTCTTATGTACAAATTTTACACACTGTGTTTCAAATGAAATCCTCAGAGGCACAGAAAAAGTCCCTTTCCACCTGTTCCTTCCACATGGTTGTAGTCATAATGTACTACGGAccatttattttcacatatatgaCACCTAGGCCATACCACACTCCAGGCCTGGATAAATTCTTGGCCCTATTCTACACCATCCTCACACCCACACTCAACCCCATCATCTACAGCTTTAGGAACAAAGATGTTCTGGCTGCTGTGAAAAATGTACTCCAAAGTTACATTCGGaacaaaaagtaa